In one Zalophus californianus isolate mZalCal1 chromosome 10, mZalCal1.pri.v2, whole genome shotgun sequence genomic region, the following are encoded:
- the SDE2 gene encoding replication stress response regulator SDE2: protein MADGAPQVWVRCPGFGCEAVRCASARCSVRDVIHRHCQDRDVPVECFFVKCNGSLVDTSDGVRHGAVYSLEPRLCGGKGGFGSMLRALGAQIEKTTNREACRDLSGRRLRDVNHEKAMAEWVRQQAEREAEKEQKRLERLQRKLAEPRHCFASPAYQQQCHDMAERLEDSVLRGMQAASSKMVSAEIGESRKRPHQSKTDRGASAGKRKCFWLGMEGLETAEESSSETSDDDRAGAPSASGMSSHAADNGLDGVEPAAGCSRPCPGAAMARAASQSPEPVPAPGPGSVCAVSADVCAESGQISAQGHVGRTVATEEERGPEGEEPTEEEATGTGPAQEPKAEADADRAAEAAPGEAGGSAPAARLEGSPSGNTDTGQQTLDLLAFSSAAELEALGLDRLKCELTALGLKCGGTLQERAARLFSVRGLARDYIDPALFAKPLKGKKK, encoded by the exons ATGGCGGACGGCGCGCCGCAGGTGTGGGTTCGTTGTCCCGGCTTCGGCTGCGAGGCAGTGCGATGTGCCTCGGCCCGGTGCTCCGTACGAGATGTGATCCACCGACACTGCCAAGATCGG GATGTTCCAGTGGAATGCTTCTTTGTGAAGTGCAATGGATCCCTCGTGGACACCAGTGACGGAGTGCGGCATGGCGCTGTGTATAGTTTGGAACCCAGGCTCTGTGGTGGAAAAGGAG GGTTTGGATCTATGCTCCGGGCGCTTGGTGCTCAGATTGAGAAGACAACCAATCGAGAAGCTTGCCGGGACCTCAGCGGAAGGAGGCTACGAGATGTCAACCATGAGAAAGC AATGGCTGAGTGGGTGAGACAGCAGGCTGAGCGGGAGGCCGAGAAGGAGCAGAAGCGCCTGGAGCGGCTGCAGCGGAAGCTCGCGGAGCCCCGGCACTGCTTCGCCAGCCCTGCATACCAGCAGCAGTGCCATGACATGGCCGAGCGCCTGGaggactctgtgctcagag GTATGCAGGCTGCCTCCAGCAAGATGGTTTCGGCCGAAATCGGTGAAAGTCGGAAAAGACCCCACCAGTCAAAAACGGACCGAGGAGCCAGCGCAGGGAAAAGGAAGTGCTTTTG GTTGGGCATGGAAGGGCTGGAGACGGCAGAGGAGTCCAGCTCGGAGACCTCGGATGATGACCGGGCAGGAGCTCCTAGTGCTTCAGGAATGAGCTCTCATGCCGCAGACAATGGCCTCGATGGTGTGGAGCCGGCAGCTGGGTGTTCCCGCCCCTGCCCTGGGGCGGCCATGGCCAGGGCAGCCTCTCAGTCCCCGGAGCCAGTGCCGGCCCCAGGGCCGGGCTCGGTGTGTGCTGTCTCCGCAGACGTGTGTGCCGAGTCGGGGCAGATCTCTGCTCAGGGGCATGTGGGCAGGACAGTGGCCACGGAGGAAGAGCGAGGGCCAGAGGGCGAAGAGCCCACAGAAGAGGAGGCCACGGGGACGGGACCAGCCCAGGAGCCCAAGGCGGAGGCCGATGCGGACAGAGCTGCCGAGGCTGCGCCTGGAGAGGCGGGGGGGAGCGCGCCCGCCGCCAGACTGGAGGGGAGCCCATCAGGAAACACA GATACTGGTCAGCAAACTCTCGATTTGCTGGCTTTCAGCTCTGCGGCAGAGCTGGAGGCACTGGGTTTGGACAGGCTCAAGTGTGAACTCACGGCCCTGGGACTGAAATGTGGGGGCACCCTGCAAGAGCGCGCGGCCAGACTCTTCTCTGTCAGGGGCCTGGCGAGGGACTACATCGACCCGGCTCTGTTCGCCAAGCCtttgaaggggaagaagaaatga